From one Streptomyces spiramyceticus genomic stretch:
- a CDS encoding ScbA/BarX family gamma-butyrolactone biosynthesis protein, translating to MAVLLEPPVVTAQHDAPAGELITHCQAEDDRTYELSARWPREHGLFGPVLERWHNPLLAAEIIRQSALAVAHTGFAVPQGHRFLMWNLKYTLSPVGLRVGPAPTGLTVRIVCRDVKRSGAELSSMRATADLYRGTALIGRGETTFTCVSPQEYERLCGVNEPATAPAPELPAPVSPPLVGRTDPADVLLAPTGTAGAWQLRVDRAHPVLCDPAADSVPGMALMEAMRQAAQIAAGCGTVLSLDFASEFTRYVRFDRPALVTAEVIGSSHGGGVPVHVAVEQDGELAAFGTLQLQPVRSA from the coding sequence ATGGCTGTACTGCTTGAGCCGCCGGTCGTCACCGCGCAGCACGACGCGCCGGCCGGGGAACTCATCACCCATTGCCAGGCCGAGGACGACCGCACGTACGAACTCTCCGCCCGATGGCCGCGCGAGCACGGCCTCTTCGGGCCCGTGCTGGAGCGCTGGCACAATCCGCTGCTGGCCGCCGAGATCATCCGGCAGTCCGCCCTCGCGGTCGCGCACACCGGCTTCGCCGTCCCGCAGGGCCACCGCTTCCTGATGTGGAACCTGAAATACACGCTCTCCCCGGTCGGCCTGCGCGTCGGCCCCGCGCCCACCGGACTCACCGTCAGGATCGTGTGCCGCGACGTCAAGCGGTCCGGCGCCGAACTGTCCAGCATGCGCGCGACGGCCGACCTCTACCGCGGCACCGCCCTCATCGGCCGCGGCGAGACCACCTTCACCTGTGTCTCGCCCCAGGAGTACGAGCGGCTGTGCGGCGTCAATGAGCCCGCCACCGCCCCGGCCCCCGAACTGCCCGCCCCGGTCTCCCCGCCGCTCGTCGGCCGGACCGACCCGGCCGACGTACTCCTCGCCCCCACCGGGACCGCCGGCGCCTGGCAGCTGCGGGTCGACCGCGCGCACCCCGTGCTCTGCGACCCGGCCGCCGACTCCGTCCCGGGCATGGCCCTCATGGAGGCCATGCGCCAGGCCGCCCAGATCGCCGCCGGATGCGGCACGGTCCTCTCGCTCGACTTCGCCAGCGAATTCACCCGGTACGTACGCTTCGACCGCCCAGCGCTGGTCACCGCCGAGGTCATCGGCTCCTCGCACGGCGGTGGCGTCCCGGTCCATGTGGCCGTCGAACAGGACGGCGAACTCGCCGCGTTCGGCACGCTGCAGCTTCAGCCGGTGCGTTCGGCGTGA
- a CDS encoding MarR family winged helix-turn-helix transcriptional regulator codes for MAEAANGTATLAGLDLYRQLTILVGQASGTLEKRMLRRHGVTPLEYMALSKLADAGDDSLRMNDLAEAVGVNPSTVSRLMGRLEAGELARREICEADRRATYARITEQGQRVVREAAATFDDDFETVLDTAAVDSRTAALVAVLRRE; via the coding sequence ATGGCCGAGGCGGCGAACGGCACGGCAACCCTTGCCGGCCTGGACCTTTACCGGCAGCTGACCATCCTCGTCGGTCAGGCGAGCGGCACGCTCGAAAAGCGAATGCTGAGAAGGCACGGCGTCACCCCGCTCGAATACATGGCGCTGTCCAAGCTCGCGGACGCGGGCGACGACAGCCTGCGCATGAACGACCTCGCTGAAGCCGTGGGGGTCAACCCCTCCACGGTGAGCCGGCTCATGGGCCGCCTGGAGGCCGGTGAGCTGGCCCGCAGGGAAATCTGCGAGGCGGACCGCAGGGCGACGTACGCGCGGATCACCGAACAGGGGCAGCGGGTGGTGCGGGAGGCCGCGGCCACCTTCGACGACGACTTCGAGACGGTGCTGGACACTGCCGCGGTCGATTCCCGTACGGCGGCTCTGGTGGCGGTGCTGCGCCGGGAGTAG